A part of Phoenix dactylifera cultivar Barhee BC4 chromosome 2, palm_55x_up_171113_PBpolish2nd_filt_p, whole genome shotgun sequence genomic DNA contains:
- the LOC103714535 gene encoding uncharacterized protein At4g08330, chloroplastic: MAPVYRCAECGADLNLSSAHLFPPDAYFEAGNKGTLSFSWVDDSKLRFSKEDKIRPFFETVNYWGIQRKRTRMQCNACGRLLGYVYDDGPPLMQGHGQLGFGPSQAIPRCPRYRFKTKALTIPTS; encoded by the exons ATGGCCCCTGTCTACCG GTGCGCGGAGTGCGGGGCGGACCTGAATCTTAGCAGCGCCCACCTGTTCCCGCCGGATGCGTACTTCGAGGCCGGGAACAAGGGCACGCTTTCCTTCTCTTGGGTGGACGACTCCAAGCTCCGCTTCTCCAAGGAGGACAAGATCCGGCCTTTCTTCGAGACCGTCAACTACTGGGGCATCCAAAGGAAGCGCACCCGGATGCAGTGCAACGCCTGCGGCCGCCTCCTGGGCTACGTTTACGATGACGGCCCGCCCCTCATGCAAGGACACGGCCAGCTTGGCTTCGGTCCCAGCCAGGCCATCCCCCGGTGCCCCAGGTACCGCTTCAAGACCAAGGCCCTCACTATTCCTacctcttga